From the Periophthalmus magnuspinnatus isolate fPerMag1 chromosome 1, fPerMag1.2.pri, whole genome shotgun sequence genome, one window contains:
- the marchf1 gene encoding uncharacterized protein marchf1 isoform X2: MPVQQITVVPARDNGNSGKSSSRSKDKSEGKKAPGRSGSRSSNISKVSNSTGLTTASRTSVTPSSQDICSSAPLSRLEEDESEAQNSGKHTSSSTMTVANALGSSCTAPPPKKQVKRRHRRKSSACPSFTCVDPTSNQDLTERSLNSDRSERGEKRDWPSKTKKDLAPRLRCSGAPQSDSTSDEDRWRQARSWSKEKARRARRRSASSRDRDVVQAFEIKAEEMELQSISSEEEKENQLEESSGGLKRRHGSRASVKQNVSRDEVSEVRETTMSKDQDEKSHTNTPSTEEEEPEELITKRYQERGTGDGDMSVPAPQALCTGNGVTMLHQCSDSETEVCRICHCEGDDDCPLIMPCRCTGSLSFVHQTCLNQWIKSSDTRCCELCKFDFIMETRLKPLRKWEKLHMSKSERRKIFCSVLFHLIAIGCMLWSVYILVKRTAEEVRLGKNDDLWRLSLTKYYRSMGKHSSVKLSCFFCHVLRVTCDLCVCACVCQVCWSGRSGQSLSWWP; encoded by the exons GGGAAGAAGGCCCCCGGACGCTCAGGAAGTCGATCCAGCAACATCTCCAAG gtcAGCAACTCAACAGGGCTGACCACAGCTTCGAGGACCTCAGTTACCCCATCTTCTCAGGACATATGCAG TTCTGCCCCCCTGTCCCGTTTAGAAGAGGACGAGTCTGAAGCACAAAACTCAGGGAAGCACACAAGCTCCTCTACAATGACAGTAGCAAACGCGCTTGGCTCCTCCTGCACCGCACCGCCCCCCAAAAAACAGGTGAAACGCCGCCACCGTCGCAAATCCTCCGCCTGCCCCTCCTTCACCTGTGTGGACCCTACCTCCAACCAGGACCTGACCGAGCGCAGCCTGAACTCAGACCGCAgcgagaggggggagaagagggatTGGCCTTCGAAAACCAAGAAAGACCTAGCCCCTCGCCTCCGCTGTTCCGGTGCCCCCCAAAGCGACTCCACCTCGGATGAAGACAGATGGAGACAGGCCCGCAGCTGGAGCAAGGAGAAGGCCAGAAGGGCTCGGAGACGCAGTGCGAGCAGCCGGGACAGAGATGTGGTCCAAGCGTTTGAGATTAAAGCGGAGGAGATGGAGCTACAATCAATAAGTtcggaggaggagaaggagaaccAGCTAGAGGAGAGCAGCGGAGGTCTGAAGAGGCGCCACGGGAGCAGGGCGTCAGTGAAACAAAATGTATCTAGAGATGAGGTGTCAGAGGTGAGGGAGACCACCATGAGTAAAGACCAAGACGAGAAGTCCCACACCAACACCCCGTCCACTGAGGaggaagagccagaggagctcaTCACCAAACGCTACCAGGAGAGGGGCACAGGGGACGGGGACATGTCAGTGCCCGCACCCCAGGCCCTCTGCACAGGCAATGGGGTCACCATGCTGCACCAATGCTCTGACTCCGAAACAGAGGTCTGCAG GATCTGTCACTGTGAGGGCGATGACGACTGTCCGCTGATCATGCCTTGCCGCTGCACTGGGAGCTTGAGTTTTGTTCATCAAACCTGCCTCAACCAGTGGATCAAGTCTTCAGACACACGCTGCTGTGAGCTCTGCAAGTTTGACTTCATCATGGAGACCAGGCTAAAACCTCTAAGAAAG TGGGAGAAGCTCCACATGTCCAAaagtgagaggaggaagatCTTCTGCTCCGTCCTGTTCCACCTCATTGCCATTGGCTGCATGCTGTGGTCAGTCTACATCCTGGTCAAGAGAACAGCAGAGGAAGTTCGACTGGGAAAGAATG ATGATTTATGGAGACTTTCTCTTACGAAGTACTATCGGTCCATGGGTAAGCACAGCTCAGTAAAGCTCTCATGCTTCTTCTGTCATGTTCTGAGggtgacctgtgacctctgtgtgtgtgcatgtgtgtgccaGGTGTGCTGGAGTGGCCGTTCTGGACAAAGCTTATCGTGGTGGCCATAG
- the marchf1 gene encoding uncharacterized protein marchf1 isoform X1, protein MPVQQITVVPARDNGNSGKSSSRSKDKSEGKKAPGRSGSRSSNISKVSNSTGLTTASRTSVTPSSQDICSSAPLSRLEEDESEAQNSGKHTSSSTMTVANALGSSCTAPPPKKQVKRRHRRKSSACPSFTCVDPTSNQDLTERSLNSDRSERGEKRDWPSKTKKDLAPRLRCSGAPQSDSTSDEDRWRQARSWSKEKARRARRRSASSRDRDVVQAFEIKAEEMELQSISSEEEKENQLEESSGGLKRRHGSRASVKQNVSRDEVSEVRETTMSKDQDEKSHTNTPSTEEEEPEELITKRYQERGTGDGDMSVPAPQALCTGNGVTMLHQCSDSETEVCRICHCEGDDDCPLIMPCRCTGSLSFVHQTCLNQWIKSSDTRCCELCKFDFIMETRLKPLRKWEKLHMSKSERRKIFCSVLFHLIAIGCMLWSVYILVKRTAEEVRLGKNGVLEWPFWTKLIVVAIGFTGGLIFMYIQSKVYLQLWHRLKAFNRIITVQNCPDKELHNPLARRSHHSNHSVEVPVSLAPVSPAPVPIQDHPDSDLSVEAAVAPVHSPV, encoded by the exons GGGAAGAAGGCCCCCGGACGCTCAGGAAGTCGATCCAGCAACATCTCCAAG gtcAGCAACTCAACAGGGCTGACCACAGCTTCGAGGACCTCAGTTACCCCATCTTCTCAGGACATATGCAG TTCTGCCCCCCTGTCCCGTTTAGAAGAGGACGAGTCTGAAGCACAAAACTCAGGGAAGCACACAAGCTCCTCTACAATGACAGTAGCAAACGCGCTTGGCTCCTCCTGCACCGCACCGCCCCCCAAAAAACAGGTGAAACGCCGCCACCGTCGCAAATCCTCCGCCTGCCCCTCCTTCACCTGTGTGGACCCTACCTCCAACCAGGACCTGACCGAGCGCAGCCTGAACTCAGACCGCAgcgagaggggggagaagagggatTGGCCTTCGAAAACCAAGAAAGACCTAGCCCCTCGCCTCCGCTGTTCCGGTGCCCCCCAAAGCGACTCCACCTCGGATGAAGACAGATGGAGACAGGCCCGCAGCTGGAGCAAGGAGAAGGCCAGAAGGGCTCGGAGACGCAGTGCGAGCAGCCGGGACAGAGATGTGGTCCAAGCGTTTGAGATTAAAGCGGAGGAGATGGAGCTACAATCAATAAGTtcggaggaggagaaggagaaccAGCTAGAGGAGAGCAGCGGAGGTCTGAAGAGGCGCCACGGGAGCAGGGCGTCAGTGAAACAAAATGTATCTAGAGATGAGGTGTCAGAGGTGAGGGAGACCACCATGAGTAAAGACCAAGACGAGAAGTCCCACACCAACACCCCGTCCACTGAGGaggaagagccagaggagctcaTCACCAAACGCTACCAGGAGAGGGGCACAGGGGACGGGGACATGTCAGTGCCCGCACCCCAGGCCCTCTGCACAGGCAATGGGGTCACCATGCTGCACCAATGCTCTGACTCCGAAACAGAGGTCTGCAG GATCTGTCACTGTGAGGGCGATGACGACTGTCCGCTGATCATGCCTTGCCGCTGCACTGGGAGCTTGAGTTTTGTTCATCAAACCTGCCTCAACCAGTGGATCAAGTCTTCAGACACACGCTGCTGTGAGCTCTGCAAGTTTGACTTCATCATGGAGACCAGGCTAAAACCTCTAAGAAAG TGGGAGAAGCTCCACATGTCCAAaagtgagaggaggaagatCTTCTGCTCCGTCCTGTTCCACCTCATTGCCATTGGCTGCATGCTGTGGTCAGTCTACATCCTGGTCAAGAGAACAGCAGAGGAAGTTCGACTGGGAAAGAATG GTGTGCTGGAGTGGCCGTTCTGGACAAAGCTTATCGTGGTGGCCATAGGTTTCACTGGAGGACTCATCTTCATGTACATTCAGAGTAAAGTGTACCTGCAGCTGTGGCACCGGCTCAAAGCCTTCAACCGCATCATCACAGTACAGAACTGCCCTGACAAGGAGCTGCACAACCCCCTGGCCCGCAGGTCTCACCATAGCAATCACAGTGTGGAGGTTCCTGTCAGCCTGGCCCCTGTCAGTCCGGCCCCTGTCCCCATACAGGATCACCCAGACTCAGACCTGTCCGTGGAGGCTGCGGTGGCTCCTGTACACAGCCCTGTCTGA
- the tma16 gene encoding translation machinery-associated protein 16 yields MPKAQKGKTEKVVHPYSRKAAYLAREELRLKRKERHKNDKATRLSNIGEKLMWFQEQLDPLKTNYTKKDACDIIERYLQRFDAELEQIELLNGIKGRQGRLHGAREAVIKQTIERERAQFEGVGFEIPDIMNAKHLKMFREWTGDLKKLPNIKLRKVSNKGLDTKSDEQEKDEEKDEEDKDALEEESQEGEEENLDNEQEDMLLMSD; encoded by the exons ATG CCTAAAGCGCAGAAGGGAAAGACGGAAAAAGTAGTACATCCGTACAGCAGGAAGGCAGCATATTTGGCCCGAGAGGAGCTGCGTCtcaagaggaaagagag ACATAAAAATGATAAAGCTACTCGCCTCAGCAACATAG GAGAAAAGCTGATGTGGTTTCAGGAGCAGCTTGATCCTTTAAAGACGAATTACACCAAAAAAGATGCTTGTGACATCATTGAAAG GTACCTGCAACGATTTGATGCTGAACTCGAGCAGATCGAGTTGTTGAATGGAATCAAAGGTCGTCAGGGTCGTCTCCATGGAGCCCGAGAAGCAGTAATCAAACAGACCATcgaaagagagagggcacagTTTGAAGGGGTTGGCTTTG AAATTCCAGACATCATGAATgcaaaacatctaaaaatgtTCAG AGAATGGACAGGTGATTTGAAGAAACTGCCAAATATAAAACTGCGTAAAGTTTCTAACAAAGGACTGGATACAAAATCAGATGAGCAGGAAAAGGACgaagagaaagatgaagaggaTAAAGATGCTTTAGAAGAAGAGTCACAAGAAGGTGAGGAGGAAAACTTGGACAACGAGCAAGAGGACATGCTGTTGATGTCAGACTGA